From the Hordeum vulgare subsp. vulgare chromosome 1H, MorexV3_pseudomolecules_assembly, whole genome shotgun sequence genome, the window GCTTGCAATGCTCCTCCAGCGGTTTGCGTTTGATGTCTCGCCGTCCTATGTTCATGCGCCCATGATGGCGATGACCCTCCATCCCCAGTATGGTGCTCAACTTCTTGTCCACAAGATCTGAGCCTTGTGTGGTGCCTGACTTATATGGAATTAGGAGGCGTGAcagcaaggtactccctccgtctcaaaataagtgtctcaaccttAATATAACTTTGTATTAAAGCTGATAAAaaattaagacacttattttaggacggagaaaGTATATGTGAACGCGATGTCTCCGTGTCTCCTGCATCCGtgtggattttgagcgatttgtaatAAGAGGTTGCTAACTTGTCTGAAGTTTGTCCTGAAAATGTGTATAGAAATTGTAACATCTCGAAGGCCAGTGTGTATAGAAACTGTATGCTTCGCGACAGTAAATCAGTCATAGTCCTCTGCATTTCTTCTATCACCTAGTTTCTACATAAATCAGTTTTTACTAGCGGAGGGGGAACAGGAGCAGCAAAAGAGCAATTCTGAAGATGGTcggcttagagcatctacagccccAACTAACAAATCTAGTCCCTCAAATGATGGCGGACGTGATCGGACATATACAGACACTGACCAATCATTCCTTAATTTTTTTACTTTCATGACCAtgtcttttatctttttcttataCGTCCGATCACATGCATGTAATTAATGAAGATAAAGTAAAAGTAAAATGGCTAAATTTTATGTAATGGATACAAGACCATTGACCGGACATGCTGGGATGCACCTCATACAGGAGTACTAATCTTATATATAAGTGTAATATAAGGGGTGTACAATAGTCCAGACATTTAAGAAACTATTATGACGGATCTGATCAGGTTGAGTcaactttttttgttttttcttttattcgGTCAATGGTTCCGTGTCCATTTCGTCCATATAGGAAGTCCGAATGTAGATGCTGTATTGCTTAGCAATAAAAGTTCATAGAACTTATGTTTCTAGATTTGTGCAACAGCCCAGTACCGCGAACGAATAAATAAAGCGAGCAGAAACAATGGCGGCTTGGACGGAGTcaaccttccttcttcttcttcttctccgtatTCTAGGAATCGCCAAGCAGTGAACAATGGGCACCCCTGCCGCCCTCCTCCTAGCCGTGCCACTCGCCGCGCTCGCGTACGTGCTTCGCGTGCTCCGCATCCTCGTGTGGGTCCCGCGCCGCCTGGAGCGCCACCTGCGCCGGCCGGGCATCCGGGGGCCTCCACGCAGCCTCATCTCCGGAAACGGGGCCGACTACGGCGCCCTTCTCGCCGCCGCCCAGTCCAAGCCGCTTGCCTCCTTCCACCACGCCATCGTCGGCCGCGCCGCGCCGCAGTACCGCGAGTGGGCGGCGCGGTACGGCCGCCCGTTCGTGTTCTGGCTCGGGCCCCGGCCGCAGCTGGTGGTCTCCGGCCCGGAAGTCGCTAAGGCCGTGCTGACCGACTCCACGGGGGCCTTTGAGAAGGGCTCCACCGGCAGCGGCAACAACCCGCAGTCTCGGCAGCTCATCGGCGAGGGGCTGGTGGGGCTCACCGGGGAGAAGTGGGCGCACCACCGCCGTGTGATCTCGCCCGCCTTCAACATGGAGAGGGTCAAGGTGAGGAGGCGCTTCCTGAATTCGAATTGAAACATTAAATTGGCGATTTTGCTTGTAAATCATACTAAAttatactactagcaacctaccTAGCAGAAAACtataaagtgtaagcaagaaacaAGATCCTCGGATGTACTATATGTCTTGCTAAAATCCTTGTTGCTGTTAAACTTTTATACTGAATGCTACCACAATTGGGAACTTTTCTCATGGGGCTAATGAAATAATCCAAATCTTTTCCCAGAGCCCTTTAGCATTCTGCGGTAACTTTCCAAATCCATTTTCAGTGAAATCAGGGTATCTTTTAACCCTTGACAGAACTATTGCTCTTTTCACTGGTTTGAATTTGATGTTATTAGTGAAGAGGTCGCGTGCACACTTATTTCAAACAATTCCTTTCTGAAAATGGCATTCTTTCAGCTAACTGTGATTTGACTTCCATCAAGTGTCTATCAATACTTGGAATGCAATTTATCTGAGTTGCTTAGCAAATATGAAATGGTTGTATATTGGTTGGTAACATTTGTTGTTGAAATTAAACCATTTGCATGACTAGTTATTTCATGCACAAATTGTTGCTGGCAGAAGCTACTGGAGTAGTTCATGATCTGTGGTTTCATTGGTCCTTTATTTATTTCTTGATACTCGatgtttgttgttactattgACATGTTATTCATGTGATCAACACTTGTCTTCTAAATAACGTCATTAGTAAAATATCGTTTACCATTAAACTCATTCCGGATTCTTTGTAGGGCTGGATACCAGAAATGTCAGCAATGGCCTCATCCATGCTGGATAAATGGGAAGTCCAAGGAGGAACCCGCACTGAGTTTGAGATTGATGCAAGTAAAGAATTCCAAACTTTGAGTTCTGATGTCATCTCATGTGTGGCATTTGGAAGTAGCTACGAGGAAGGAAAGCGAGTTTTTCAATTGCAAGAAGAACAAATAAAACTTGCCCTCCTTGCAATGAGAACCTTCTACTTTCCTGGCTTCAGGTGAGATTAACTCATAGACTCCATTTGGGTCACAATTTCCTCTATCAAAAAACAATTAGTTTTCCCTACTTGTTCTTTTACTTTAAAATTATAAAAAAAGTTTGCTTCGGCCATTCATGCTCTTCAAATAGACTTTGCAGTTAAGGGAAAAAGTACATGACCTATTTACTTCTTAGGTTTGTACCGACAAAGAAGAACGGAAGAAGGAATAGCCTAAAGCAGGAAATCCGAAATTCTCTGAGGAAATTGATTGAGACCAATGGAAGGAAGTGTGAGGACTCTAAAAATTTGCTTGGCTTGATGCTATCAGCCAGCAAAACGGACAACGGATTTAAAATGGGAATCGAGGAGATCATTGATGAGTGTAAGACATTTTACTTTGCCGGTAAAGAAACAACCGCAAATCTGTTAACATGGGCAACACTTCTACTGGCATTGGATAAAGAATGGCAAGACAAAGCACGCGATGAAGTCTATCAAGTATGTGGCAAGCACAAGCACCCAAACGCGGAAAACCTGAGCAACCTCAAAATTGTGAGGCCCATTTACTTGAATGAATACTACaaccttctactccctccgttcctaaatataagtctttttagaggttgcactaaaagactacatacggatgtatatagacatactttagagtatagattccgtGGGATATAGTCGGTTTTTCGGCGGTCTGAGCGCCATGtaactctttttttttgtttcttgaaTTATCTCGCTTTTCTGTATTGCTCCAGACTATTTCGTTTAGTAATAAAATGACtatatgcatcactcgatgcagaggccggggcaacgcctccttttcgaaaaaaaaagGACGGCCACCAAGGATGTGAAGCTGGGCAAACTTGACATCCCTGCCGGCATGCAGGTCAATCTGCCCCTTGTTGACATTCACCATGATGTCGACATCTGGGGCGCTAGTGCGGAGGAGTTCGATCCATCAAGGTTTGCAGATGGCAAGAGCTATCACCTAGGCGCGTACTTCCCCTTTGGGATTGGCCCTGCCATCTGTGTTGGCCAAAATCTCACGATGGTTGAGGCAAAGCTGGTGATTGCAATGGTCCTCCAGCGATTTGTGCTTGATGTCTCGCCATCCTATGTTCATgcgccgatgatggtgatgaccctCCAACCCAAGTACGGTGCTCAAGTTCTTGTCCGCAAGATCTAAACCTACCATGGCGTTGGCTATGGACAACAGTGTATATGTTATGTCTCTGTATCTCCTGTAACCGTGTGGATTGGGAGCAACTTGGAAGAGGAGGCTCTCAATTTGTCTGAATTCTGCCTTGGAAGCGTGCGTTTCATATTCCCCTGCTCTGTTGTATCATGTAATTATCCACCGAAATAAGTTCATGTTGTTCTTCGATTAAAAAATTATGTACAAGTTGTTACACCTAATCGACTGGTCCACAGTTGTGGATGAGAAGTTTGAGCCATCCCAATTTTTGGAGCATCACAAGAGCAAATCTGAAGATCATCAGATTCAGTTAACCACATCAAATCTTCCTGCCATTTCATCATTTCTCCTTCTAGTTTAGCCCCCTCTCCTACGACGGGTTCCGCACAACGGGAGCATTGCTCAATGCTCCCCACCTCCCTCGGTCCTTGACAAAAACACCGGACGGGGGAGGCCCCGGGAACGCGCGCCGTCGGAGATTGACCAAAAAGAATCAATGCAAGAGACCCACACGTACATCTTGAGTTCTTGACACGCCCTTTCTTCTTCGTTTGCTGAGTCCGTGGCCTGCTCGTTGGATTTGTCGCGCGTGGTTAGTTCGTCGGCCGCTCGAGGCCCAGCAGCCGCCGGAGCTCCCGGGTGGCCGAGTCGTCCACGGTGGCCGGGGCTGCCGTCTTGGAGTTGCTGAAGCGCGGCAGCGGCAGCGCCCGCGGCGACGGCGACATGGCGCCGAACGCAGGCCCGGCATACGCGGCGTCCGCGGTGTCGGCCGCCACCTTGACTCGCATCTGTTGCGGCAGGGGCGACGCCGCCTGGCCGCGCCGGGCGGAGCCGCGGCGCGTCCTCGCGGCCGGGCGCGGGGACCGCCTGGAGCCGGCGTGGGCGTGGGCGTGGTGGCGGACGCGGGACAGGCAGTCGTGCGGCCGGAGCACCTCCGTTCCCATGGCAGGCGAGAGACGGCCGACGGGGGGAGGCGCACGCGCGAGCTCTGTCTCCCTCGCCCGCGCTGCGCGCGTGCGTACGTGCTACGTGCAAACGGCTATGGAGGCCGCGAGCGGTGtggcgagggggaggaggaggggggcttGGGCGAAGCGCGCGTGGCAGCTTCTACCCCCTCTCTCCGGCGTCCCGCTGGCTTATTGGGTTGCTCCTCTCCTTGTCTCCGCTGGCTCGCTTTATAGGCATGCGGTGGTGGCGATTGCCTGGCCGGAGAGTGGAATTAACGGACGAAGGCGCGGGGAGGACGGAGCCGGAGTTGGGGGATGCGCGGGAGCACCCCTTGTTTCTCCCCTCGTTTAGGGTCAGTTTTTTTTTCcagcttatttgagtttattattaAAATAAGTTTGAAGTGTAAAAGAATTCGTTTTTGATAAGTTAGCTTGACTAgccaaagagcccgtgcgttacaacggaagagaaaataacacacactctgaacgcaatatatttACACAttgcatcacatttgtgttgccgatGATGACTTTAGTGCTaacacaacgaaaacgcgtttgaatgtgcagtcactcggaataagatgagaaatatgttgtttcttcaCACGAGGTTTTTTAAAGGTGtacatgtgtggttaacgatgttttcttttctctcaatttggtttttaatttaatggatgtttattgcaattcgtatcgtcgccggaaagagagaaaaaaaggaccgtacactacagattaagtttgcaccaaaaataatatttaagaagtattcaacagctaaaaataacatcttatttagattctacatttttaatcaaatttcatatataacatgttaaaattggagttacggtttaaaagatatggataattttattTTAGATAATATTTGAATTGATTCACTGAAAAGTTAGTTTCTTTTTTGTTAAAATATGgagggcgggttgattacctgaaacatcaggggttTTTGTGAACAATgaaaaaaaacgattcgttttctcacttaaatccggactgcgggttgattacctgaaacatcagggggttttctgaaaaatacaaaaaatgattcgttttctgacttaaatccggactgcgggttgatttcaggaaacgtcgggggcttttttgtaaaagtgGCACGACGGATGACAGAAGCAAttggcgctttattattagggagagattattTTCACCTCTCTTGGCTTCACAATGAAAAAAGTTGGGGGCGAGGCCCGTAGCTTTTGACTTAACCCCAAAAGGGTATAGGAGCGGGCACACATAGCTCCACCCCGTGGCGCCTCTCTCTCGCGACTCAGGGGAACTCCAccagcaccgccaccacctcaccccctcctcccccgcacCTTGCCGCTGCCTGAGGAGCCCGCCAGCGAAGCTCGGTCGGGCTTCAGGGAGGGTGGCAGCGGGGCTTCTGGCCGTGTGGCCCGCTTGTGGGCGGATCTGCCTTGTCTGGCGTGGATCTGGAGGTTTCGGCGGGCAGGGCTTCGGCGTGGGCCGGCGAGGCTTCGGTGGACCGAAGGGAGGCGCTGCGCAGCGGCACGCTCGCGATGGTGTTGTGCGGCGCCTCTACACGGGAGCTGGTGGAGGTGCGCGGCGTGTGGGCAGGGTTCGTTTGCGCCAAGACAGCGGCGGTGCTCGGGATCTAGTCGGCCTTGATGGTTCGGCGTGGCTGTTGGCATGGTGGTGTGAAGTCGTGAGGTCGTGCGGCGACGCGAGggagtgaaaggacgtggatgtcgcctagagggggggtgaatatgcgctttaaaataattacggtttaggcttgaacaaatgcggaataaaactaacgtttaatttgtcaagcacaaaacctaaaacaactaggctcaactatgtgcaccaacaacttatgctaagcaagataaacaactaagtgatagcaagatatatgacaagaaacaatatggctatcacaaagtaaagtgcataagtaaagggttcgggtaagagataaccgaggcacccggagacgatgatgtatcccgaagttcacacccttgcggatgctaatctcagttggagcggtgtggaggcacaatgctccccaagatgccactaaggccaccgtaatctcctcacgtcctcgcacaatgcaagatgccgtgattccactaagggacccttgaggacggtcaccgaacccgtacaaacaaggttggggtaatctccacaacttaattggaggctcccaacaacaccacaaagcttcaccacaatggcatatggcttcgaggtgaccacaaatgctcggggcaatctccacaacttaattggagaccccgacgcttgcccggagctttacaccacaatgattgagctccgaggcaccaccaagcttctaggggtaccaagtacccaaaggtaataagcttctcaacttctcacttccacgtatcaccgtggagaactcaaatcgatgcaccaaatgcaatggcaagggcacacagagtgcccaaatccttctctcccaaatcccaccaaaggaactaatgctagggaggaaaatgagaggaagaatgaagaagaacacgaagaactccaagatctagacccaatgggttcccctcacttagaggagaaagtgattgatggaaatgtggatctagatctcctctctcttttccctcaagaactagcaagaatcattggagggattgagagttagcaagctcgaagaaggttaacaatgggggaagaacacgagctaaagagataagattcaatggggaagaagacccccttttataggcggggaaaaaatccaacagttatgcttcacagcccgcacagagcggtactaccgttcatgggagcggtactaccgctcggtaggttcaccaaccatgctgaggccaaaaaggatgggaaaacagtccgacggagcggtagtaaaaaattactaccgctccgggggcggtactaccgctccggtggtggtactaccgctacaggagcggtactaccgctggcacaaggagcggtactaccgctcgatactgaaactgctctaactttggcatacggactccgaattcaacgaaaccaagtttgttggaaaggtaaagacatgagctaacacaatattgatagaaatatcaataagaatcaaGTGAGAAAATgctcataagaaaatggtgaaaacccttcttcgaataagaccggtaaaaactctcaacatcgaaaacatcatagaagatgcatatggactccgttttcgatgaactcgagcatgtcatgaatatgaccataagctctaagactcacaaagagaaacacccaacaagaaccaagaagtatgatgcaaggatgcaaatggtttgagctctcaacgaacgatacgatcaagctacttacttgagagcccccttaacagtacgacaatctatcctaaaacacaaaacctatcaagggcaaacctataccttgcacctcgtcctcttgagctggatgacgatgatcttggcttcctcaagatggaccaccttcttgattgcgttggcttgatgaagactagtcgatagctcccccatacacaacatgggtgagcctcttgctacggcaacaaaagaccttccccggcaacggggccagaaatccttctgctacggcaacaaaagaccttcctcggcaacggcgttagaggtccttctgctgctagctacgcctatagggatttccttggcaaatatgcaaaggatcccaccacggccttggagccttgcgttggtgttcccttgaagaggaaaggatgatgcaacacaaaagcagtaagtatttccctcagtttgagaaccaaggtatcgatccagtaggaggatcgcgtcaagtcacaagtacctgcacaaacacaaagagcttgcacccaacgctatgaggggttgtcaatcccttatagattgtttgcaaagtgagaactgaaagcaaaacgtaaacaaagcaaagtaaaagtaaaagtggagatgatagttgtgaatagacccgggggccgtagtgttcactaggggcttctctcatgaaagcaagtagacggtgcgtgaacgaattactgtcgagcaattgatagaaccgcgcaaagtcatgacgttatctatggcaatgatcatatgtataggcatcacatccaaaacaagtagaccgatactttctcatctactactattactccacacgtcgaccgctatccagcatgcatctagtgtattgagttcataagaacagagtaacgccttaagcaagatgacatgatgtagatggacaatctcaaatctatgatgaaagcccatcttgttacccttgatggcaagaacacgatgcgtgccttgctgcctcttctttcactgggaaaggtcaccgcatggtatgaacccaaaaccaagcacttctcccattgcaagaatcatagatctagttggccaaacaaaacccaagactcgaagagacttacaaggatatcaaatcatgcatataagaaatcagcaaagactcaaatgtaaatcatagatgatctgatcacaaatccacaattcatcggatctcgacaaacacaccaccaaagagaattacatcggatagatctccatgaagatcatggagaactttgtattgaagatccaagagagagaagaagccatctagctattaactacggacccgtaggtctgaagtggactactcaggagtcattgaagggggcgatgatgttgatgtagaagccctccagctccaaagtcccctccggcagggcaccgggaagggtctccagatgagatctcgcggaaacggaagcttgcggcggcggaaaagtggtttcgtggacgtcctgattttttctggcattttagggaatttaaggccaaagagctagggcaggggagcaccagggaggccacaagactggtTGTCGCGGCATGtgggcccctgccttggccccCGTGGGcttgtcgcggcaacagggcttgtgggctccctgtgggccccctgccttggccctcaagtcccccgatcttcttctgttctggaaaaatttatttcgaggattttatttcgtttggactccgttccaaaatcagatctaaaaagagtcaaaatcatgctatgtgggtgaaaaaacagtaactgccacttggcactgaattaataagttagtcccaaaaaagatataaaaggtaaataaaacatccaaagttgacaagataacaacatgaaaccatcaaaaattatagatacgtttgagacgtatcaagcattcccaagcttaactcctgctcgacctcgagtagggaagtgataaagaatgattttttgatgatttcatgctacctagcatagatgtcctttgtaactcctcttatgtgacgtgaatgtttagatccattagattcaaaacaatagtttgctattgacgtggagacaataatacttcaagcaaactagctacataatcatgaactttcaaaataacaaggccaaaagaaagttatccctacaaaatcatatagtctggctatgctctatcatccttgcacaacgaatttaaatcatgcacaacctcggtattggccaagtaattgttttcacacctttactttctcaaactttttcaactctcacgcaatacatgagcgtgagccatggtttttagcactaaaagtggaatggagtgtggtggaggttgcaaggcaaacaaggagaagaaggtcacattgactaggcatatcaacgagctatggagatgctcatcaatagatatcaacgtgaatgagtagggattgtcatacaaatcatgcactagagctaagagtatgtgaaagctcttaaacaaaactagtaggtgtgcatccaacttgcttgctcacgaagacctaaggcaattttgaggaagcctatcattggaatatacaagccaagttatataatgaaaatttcccactagctatatggtggtgacaaaacaagagactctcaatcatgaagatcatggtgcttaataagcacaagtgtggaaagatagtagcattgtcccttctctctttttctctcatttttttggtgggctctttggcctcttttttttggtgggcatctttggcctctttttgtaaatgggcttcgctggcctcttttatttcctcacatgggacaatgctccatcaatgatgatcatcacacttacaactcaaaacttagagtaatgataactctatatgaaatgccttcggtagtgtaccgtgacaatgatctagcatggcatagacatcaatggaaacatcatgctagctatcttatgatcatgaaatggcaatgtagaagcggtggcacatgtcatggtggtagttgcatggaaatatatcttggaatggctttgaaaaagccatagtaggtaggtacggtggctgttttgagggaggctaatggtgggttttgtgcaccggcgaaagttgcacggcactaaagaagatagtgatggtggaaggtgaaagtgcatctaaaccatggaatcaacattagtcatgaagaactcacatacttgttgcaaaagttttagtagtagtcgaaacaaagcattcaacgcatactcctaggggaagggttggtaggtataaaccatcacgcgatcccgaccgcaacacaaaggatgacaatcaatagactaatcatgcttagacttcatcacatagcgattcaccatacgtgcatgctacgggaatcactaactttaacacaagtatttctagatccacaacaccttactagtataacttcaatattaccacaaccacaactcaaaactaattgagatgaatcaaacttctctaactattcaatgcacatgaaggtggaagttttcatatccctttggataactaccccttttgagactactttcgtagcatagatcaactaccaagctacgcaccgctgtgctctaaaagatataagtgaagcacacagagcaaaatcaactagctcaaaagatataagtgaagcacatgtgagctgaattgtctaaccaaaggatataagtgaagctcgacaaaatcagagtgagtgcatgtctctctctctaggtgtgcagcaaggaagattgtgacacaacaaaaataaaagactcctacaatacaagacgctccaagcaaaacacataacatgtggtgaatgaaaatatagccccaagtaacgttaccgatggattgaagacggtgaatgaaaatatagcccgaagtaacgttaccgatggattgaagacgaaagaggggatgccttcccggggcatccccaagcataggctttttcagcatccttgaatcaacttggggtgtcttgggcatccccaagcttgagctcttgccagtctttatatctttgtccataagaacttcatccaaaacttgaaaacttcacaacacgaaacttaaacagaaactcgtgataacattagtataagaaagcaaaccatcgcttccttaggtactgtagcaaacttaaattctacttatgttgatgttgggttactgtattttcagtcTTCCATGaataatacccccccgatactatccataatttcatcaaaataagcaaccaactcaacaaaaacagaatttgttaacagtagaccagtctgtagcaatctgtatacttcgtatacttctggtacttcaaaaattctgaaaaaatacgacagtctgaagaatttgcgtagtaatcagcagcaaaaagaatcaactcaaaagctcttacggaaaaaaaaaattcttttcgtgagcaggaagtttctgtctttttccagcaggatcaaacaaccattaccaagactagtcataaaggctttgcttggctcaaacacaaaaagaagcacaaaaaacacaatcacaacagaattatgaaagtgtggacgcatgatacgtctcaaacgtacctacaatttttgatggtttcacgctgttatcttgtcttctttggttgttttatgtaccttttatatcttttttgggactaacttattgattcagtgccaagtgccagttcctgttttttccgtgttattgactcttttcagatctgattttggaacggagtccaaaaaaaccccgaaatgatttttttcccgaacggaagaagaccagggggcttttgggccaagccaggtgggctgcagggagcccacaagctcccaccatgccaccagggggaggcggcggtgggcaagcttgtggcttccctagccacctcctgacctaggttttgcgcctatatattcccaaatattccgcaaaaaatcaggggagccttgaaaatacttttccgccgccgcaagcttccgtttccgcgagatctcatctagagacc encodes:
- the LOC123441560 gene encoding cytochrome P450 734A1-like — protein: MGTPAALLLAVPLAALAYVLRVLRILVWVPRRLERHLRRPGIRGPPRSLISGNGADYGALLAAAQSKPLASFHHAIVGRAAPQYREWAARYGRPFVFWLGPRPQLVVSGPEVAKAVLTDSTGAFEKGSTGSGNNPQSRQLIGEGLVGLTGEKWAHHRRVISPAFNMERVKGWIPEMSAMASSMLDKWEVQGGTRTEFEIDASKEFQTLSSDVISCVAFGSSYEEGKRVFQLQEEQIKLALLAMRTFYFPGFRFVPTKKNGRRNSLKQEIRNSLRKLIETNGRKCEDSKNLLGLMLSASKTDNGFKMGIEEIIDECKTFYFAGKETTANLLTWATLLLALDKEWQDKARDEVYQVCGKHKHPNAENLSNLKIRPGQRLLFEKKRTATKDVKLGKLDIPAGMQVNLPLVDIHHDVDIWGASAEEFDPSRFADGKSYHLGAYFPFGIGPAICVGQNLTMVEAKLVIAMVLQRFVLDVSPSYVHAPMMVMTLQPKYGAQVLVRKI
- the LOC123441571 gene encoding uncharacterized protein LOC123441571, producing the protein MGTEVLRPHDCLSRVRHHAHAHAGSRRSPRPAARTRRGSARRGQAASPLPQQMRVKVAADTADAAYAGPAFGAMSPSPRALPLPRFSNSKTAAPATVDDSATRELRRLLGLERPTN